A genomic stretch from Lysobacter ciconiae includes:
- a CDS encoding TolC family protein, which translates to MSQVSKRPHPPVLPRVLACLFVISVSAPAWAQESASRVQVAPPIALSFEQARTTLEQSSDALAAADAGVRGKLDLARATRSLRVPEVSVDVRQMEFQKTLSLPLGSLAPVAEAFGIPSPLQFRERDWRLRPVLSTVVPIYSGGQIPAAQAAAAAAVRQASAERDLESQSQVLQLVQRYFGQQLARQALDVRRDVRDGLQRHVENAEKLEREGFATKAQRLQATVARDQAERDYQRAINDLDTISESLANLLRSDRPIAPTTPLFVISSPTAPIETYRQQALAQHPQIRRLQALGEQASEGVKVQQAKLKPQVYAFGQYDLYREDAMITDPDWAFGIGVKYTFLSGSNRPAQIAAAREQEFAAEAGLREARNQITSGVSKAYNDLESARQQYLLLDSAIELSRENLRLQELSFREGQVTSLDVIDARLQLGGAMVERAQAAYDYDVALARLLEISGRLDDYHDYFRKADKVLQQ; encoded by the coding sequence ATGAGCCAGGTGTCGAAACGTCCCCATCCGCCCGTATTGCCGCGTGTGCTGGCCTGCCTGTTTGTCATCAGCGTGTCCGCTCCGGCGTGGGCGCAGGAGTCGGCCTCGCGGGTGCAGGTCGCACCGCCGATCGCACTGAGCTTCGAGCAAGCCCGCACCACGCTGGAGCAGTCATCCGACGCGCTGGCCGCCGCCGACGCCGGCGTTCGCGGCAAGCTCGACCTCGCCCGCGCCACCCGCTCGCTGCGCGTACCCGAGGTGTCGGTGGACGTGCGCCAGATGGAGTTCCAGAAGACCCTGAGCCTGCCGCTGGGCTCGCTGGCACCGGTCGCCGAGGCGTTTGGCATTCCCAGTCCGCTGCAGTTCCGTGAGCGCGACTGGCGCCTGCGTCCGGTGCTGAGCACCGTGGTGCCGATCTACAGCGGCGGGCAGATCCCGGCCGCGCAGGCGGCCGCCGCGGCGGCCGTCCGCCAGGCCTCGGCGGAACGCGACCTGGAGTCGCAATCGCAGGTGCTGCAACTGGTGCAGCGCTATTTCGGCCAGCAACTGGCGCGGCAGGCGCTGGACGTGCGCCGCGACGTGCGCGACGGGCTGCAGCGCCATGTGGAGAATGCCGAAAAGCTCGAACGCGAAGGTTTCGCGACCAAGGCCCAGCGCCTGCAGGCCACGGTCGCCCGGGACCAGGCCGAGCGTGACTACCAGCGCGCGATCAACGACCTGGACACGATCAGCGAATCGCTGGCCAACCTGCTGCGCAGCGACCGGCCCATCGCCCCGACCACCCCCTTGTTCGTGATCAGCAGTCCGACGGCCCCGATCGAGACGTATCGCCAGCAGGCGCTCGCGCAACACCCGCAGATCCGTCGACTGCAGGCGCTGGGCGAGCAGGCCAGCGAAGGGGTCAAGGTGCAGCAGGCCAAGCTCAAGCCGCAGGTGTATGCCTTCGGCCAGTACGACCTGTACCGCGAGGACGCAATGATCACCGACCCCGACTGGGCGTTCGGCATTGGCGTGAAATACACCTTCCTGTCGGGCAGCAACCGGCCGGCGCAGATTGCCGCCGCCCGCGAGCAGGAATTCGCCGCCGAGGCCGGACTGCGCGAGGCGCGCAACCAGATCACCTCGGGCGTCAGCAAGGCCTACAACGATCTGGAATCGGCGCGCCAGCAGTACCTGTTGCTGGACAGCGCCATCGAACTGTCGCGTGAGAACCTGCGCCTGCAGGAGCTGTCGTTCCGCGAAGGCCAGGTGACCTCGCTGGACGTGATCGATGCCCGCCTGCAGCTGGGTGGCGCGATGGTCGAGCGCGCGCAGGCAGCCTACGACTACGACGTGGCGCTGGCGCGATTGCTGGAAATCAGCGGGCGGCTCGATGACTACCACGACTACTTCCGCAAGGCGGACAAGGTGCTGCAGCAATGA
- a CDS encoding copper chaperone PCu(A)C, protein MNTLRVSLLGSLVAVAFSLASPVAAAADVECLPEVSDGWIRVPPAGIPVLAGFGTITNACDTAVTLVSGSSPGFEDVSIHETRFDDGMARMRAIPRLVVPASDSVTLKPGGLHMMLMKPRVTPVAGDQVRIDLQLEDGRKISGDFRIRK, encoded by the coding sequence ATGAACACCCTCCGCGTTTCCCTGCTGGGCTCCCTTGTCGCCGTCGCATTCAGTCTGGCCTCGCCGGTGGCCGCCGCGGCCGATGTGGAATGCCTGCCGGAAGTCAGCGACGGCTGGATCCGCGTGCCGCCCGCCGGCATCCCGGTCTTGGCGGGCTTTGGCACCATCACCAACGCCTGCGACACGGCGGTGACCCTGGTGTCGGGCAGCAGCCCGGGCTTTGAGGATGTGTCCATCCACGAGACGCGTTTCGACGATGGCATGGCGCGGATGCGTGCGATCCCGCGCCTGGTGGTTCCTGCCAGCGATAGCGTCACGCTCAAGCCCGGAGGCCTGCATATGATGCTGATGAAACCCAGGGTCACGCCGGTCGCGGGTGACCAGGTCCGGATTGATCTGCAGCTGGAAGACGGACGGAAGATTTCCGGCGATTTCAGGATCCGAAAATAG
- a CDS encoding DUF4139 domain-containing protein, with product MRRTLPFLAVAVALAACSGKPASDPEAAPPAAKPTPPPASTGANPESGSTRLTIYSGDYESLSGDTLARVGMPGFALVERPLHYTLQSGVNSVSANGMPRSMDVEAAQLQPRSDGISLLSQRFVAPLSGTDEVIAQVIGQRIVVEHTAGTAKQSDNGVLLAANDGLTLALGDGRIKVIRDYDNFSVVDGSKLVPQQAELRWTVQADKAGDADFLLSYPMGGMAWRAEYRATLANADADARNCTLALDGAALLVNRAGVGFGNARITLVAGEPAHARGRPEMAMNSAYDAAATAAPKMMDMPSVRQSGEYHAYELPNAITVANGVVERVPLFAQLPAVTCERAYTVGQRGEPWIPPRPLIEPVQRGQTGTLPVTATVAVTNSKEAGLGQPLPAGRVRVFDGEDFLGESMLAHTAQGADITLEVGRPFDLRAEREATDFRLDRAGRTITESFAITLGNAKDKDATIQVLENLPRWSDWQIIESGVPATKKGANQVEFDVPVPAKGETVLTYTVRYRWTEGDRP from the coding sequence ATGCGCCGAACGCTGCCCTTCCTTGCCGTTGCCGTTGCGCTCGCCGCGTGTTCCGGCAAGCCCGCATCCGACCCAGAGGCCGCGCCTCCCGCCGCCAAGCCGACGCCGCCGCCGGCAAGCACCGGCGCCAACCCGGAAAGCGGCAGCACGCGCCTGACCATCTACAGCGGCGACTACGAGTCGCTGTCCGGCGATACCCTCGCCCGCGTCGGCATGCCCGGGTTTGCGCTGGTCGAACGCCCGCTGCATTACACCCTCCAGTCCGGCGTGAATTCCGTGTCGGCCAATGGCATGCCCCGCTCGATGGACGTGGAGGCCGCCCAGCTGCAGCCGCGCTCGGACGGGATCAGCTTGCTGTCGCAACGCTTCGTCGCCCCGCTGTCGGGCACCGATGAAGTGATCGCCCAGGTGATCGGGCAGCGGATCGTGGTCGAGCACACCGCCGGCACCGCCAAGCAGAGCGACAACGGCGTGCTGCTGGCCGCCAACGACGGCCTGACCCTGGCGCTGGGCGACGGCCGCATCAAGGTGATCCGCGATTACGACAACTTCAGCGTGGTCGATGGCAGCAAGCTGGTGCCGCAGCAGGCCGAGCTGCGCTGGACCGTGCAGGCCGACAAGGCCGGCGACGCCGACTTCCTGCTCAGCTACCCGATGGGCGGCATGGCCTGGCGCGCCGAGTACCGCGCCACGCTGGCCAACGCGGACGCCGACGCCAGGAACTGCACGCTGGCGCTGGACGGCGCCGCCCTGCTGGTCAACCGCGCCGGCGTGGGTTTCGGCAATGCCCGGATCACGCTGGTCGCTGGTGAACCCGCCCACGCCCGCGGCCGTCCCGAGATGGCGATGAACAGCGCCTATGACGCGGCTGCCACGGCGGCGCCGAAGATGATGGACATGCCGTCGGTGCGGCAGTCCGGCGAATACCACGCCTACGAGCTGCCCAATGCCATCACTGTCGCCAACGGCGTGGTCGAGCGCGTGCCGCTGTTCGCCCAGCTGCCCGCGGTCACCTGCGAGCGCGCGTACACGGTCGGCCAGCGCGGTGAGCCGTGGATTCCGCCGCGTCCGCTGATCGAGCCGGTCCAGCGCGGCCAGACCGGGACCCTGCCGGTTACCGCGACCGTGGCAGTGACCAACTCCAAGGAGGCCGGCCTCGGCCAGCCGCTGCCGGCCGGTCGCGTGCGCGTGTTCGACGGCGAGGACTTCCTGGGCGAGTCGATGCTCGCGCATACCGCCCAGGGCGCCGATATCACCCTGGAGGTGGGCCGCCCGTTCGACCTGCGCGCCGAGCGCGAAGCCACCGACTTCCGTCTGGACCGCGCCGGCCGCACGATCACCGAGTCGTTCGCGATCACCCTGGGCAACGCCAAGGACAAAGATGCGACCATCCAGGTGCTGGAGAACCTGCCGCGCTGGAGCGACTGGCAGATCATCGAGTCCGGCGTGCCGGCGACAAAGAAGGGCGCCAACCAGGTGGAGTTCGACGTGCCGGTTCCGGCCAAGGGCGAGACCGTGCTGACCTACACCGTGCGCTACCGCTGGACCGAGGGCGACCGGCCGTGA
- a CDS encoding enoyl-CoA hydratase/isomerase family protein, which yields MSHVKARVHGDVVELQLARPPVNALDPALCRELHHAVTSAISEGARGIVLAGAPRIFSAGLDVPYLLSLGDDRKAISEAWQAFFGAARALAASTIPVVAAITGHAPAGGCVYALCCDYRIMASGDFRIGLNETRVGLVAPEGVQRLMRRVVGAHRAERLLVAGDMVDADTALRFGLVDELVDMGPEHDTSGLLARAHEWLGALLALPHDAMRHTREIARAEVIEALQPEHIGLEVFVDAWFEPGTQDALKALVARLGKK from the coding sequence GTGAGCCACGTCAAGGCCAGGGTGCATGGCGACGTGGTCGAGTTGCAGCTGGCCCGCCCGCCGGTCAATGCGCTGGACCCGGCCCTGTGCCGGGAGTTGCACCACGCGGTGACTTCGGCGATCAGCGAGGGTGCGCGCGGCATCGTGCTGGCCGGCGCGCCGCGGATCTTCTCCGCCGGCCTGGACGTTCCCTACCTGCTGTCGCTGGGCGATGACCGCAAGGCCATCAGCGAGGCCTGGCAGGCGTTTTTCGGCGCGGCACGCGCGCTTGCCGCCAGCACCATCCCGGTGGTCGCGGCGATCACCGGTCACGCACCGGCGGGCGGTTGCGTGTACGCATTGTGCTGCGATTACCGGATCATGGCGTCCGGCGATTTCCGCATTGGCCTGAACGAGACGCGGGTCGGCCTGGTTGCCCCGGAAGGGGTGCAGCGGCTGATGCGGCGCGTGGTTGGCGCGCACCGTGCCGAGCGCCTGCTGGTCGCCGGTGACATGGTCGACGCCGATACCGCGCTGCGGTTCGGCCTGGTCGATGAGCTGGTCGACATGGGCCCGGAGCACGACACCAGCGGTTTGCTGGCGCGCGCACACGAGTGGCTCGGCGCGCTGCTGGCCCTGCCCCACGACGCGATGCGCCACACCCGCGAGATTGCCCGCGCCGAGGTGATCGAGGCCCTGCAGCCGGAACACATCGGCCTGGAGGTGTTCGTCGACGCCTGGTTCGAGCCGGGCACGCAGGACGCGCTGAAGGCGCTGGTGGCGCGGCTGGGCAAAAAATAG
- a CDS encoding sulfurtransferase, translating to MSDQVSHSTSGSKSGSHSMPRWQTLVTVEDLARALGRPDVVVLDARSSLADPAACEQAYRQSHIPGAYFADLDRDLSDHSRPGGRHPWPTAAKFTDRLGEWGITPQHQVVVYDAGDGGLSAARTWFLLRSLGHRDVAVLDGGWKRWTEQDCLVEVGSPVAPTPAAYHADFDPALLLDAAQVQSHLAAGGMLVDARAGERYRGEVEPIDKVAGHVPGAVNRPYSLNLENGHFKPAAALRDEFTDLLDGRDPDEVVVMCGSGVTACHHLLALAHAGLPGAKLFTGSWSGWIEDPARPITTGA from the coding sequence ATGAGCGATCAGGTTTCCCATTCGACTTCCGGGTCGAAGTCCGGTTCCCATTCGATGCCGCGCTGGCAGACCCTGGTGACGGTGGAAGATCTGGCCCGTGCACTCGGCCGGCCCGACGTGGTGGTGCTGGATGCGCGCTCATCGCTCGCCGATCCGGCCGCGTGCGAGCAGGCCTACCGGCAGTCCCACATCCCCGGCGCGTACTTTGCCGACCTCGACCGCGACCTGTCGGACCATTCCCGCCCCGGCGGTCGCCACCCTTGGCCAACCGCCGCGAAGTTCACCGACAGGCTGGGCGAGTGGGGCATCACTCCTCAGCATCAGGTAGTGGTCTACGACGCCGGCGATGGAGGGCTTTCCGCCGCACGCACCTGGTTCCTGCTGCGTTCGCTCGGCCATCGCGACGTGGCGGTGCTGGACGGCGGCTGGAAGCGCTGGACCGAGCAGGATTGCCTGGTGGAGGTCGGGTCGCCCGTCGCGCCCACGCCGGCGGCCTACCACGCCGACTTCGACCCGGCGCTGCTGCTCGATGCAGCGCAGGTCCAGTCGCACCTGGCCGCCGGCGGCATGCTGGTGGACGCGCGCGCAGGCGAACGCTACCGCGGTGAGGTCGAGCCGATCGACAAGGTCGCCGGCCATGTTCCCGGCGCGGTCAACCGGCCGTATTCCCTCAACCTCGAGAACGGACACTTCAAGCCCGCGGCCGCGCTCCGGGACGAGTTCACCGATCTGCTCGACGGTCGTGATCCGGACGAAGTGGTGGTGATGTGCGGATCGGGTGTCACCGCCTGCCATCACCTGCTGGCGTTGGCGCACGCCGGCCTGCCCGGCGCGAAGCTGTTCACCGGTTCCTGGAGTGGTTGGATCGAAGACCCGGCGCGCCCGATCACGACCGGCGCCTAG
- a CDS encoding FKBP-type peptidyl-prolyl cis-trans isomerase N-terminal domain-containing protein, which produces MKLRLIAVAVAALTLTAGQAFAQDTSSEKGKLSYALGYDLGRNASESGEALDVGTITKGLQDGYAKKDPAVPVDQLRSAVENMQKRQQAKAKAAWDSAAAENKTRSDAFIAQNKAKAGVQALPSGVQYRVIEAGKGAKPTAASTVSLEVAGPFPWGQRQQGEASQARPMPDIKLSEVEMPAMREALQMMPAGSKWEVTLPADKAYGADPRTGIPPNMAVQFEIKLVSVK; this is translated from the coding sequence ATGAAGTTGCGTTTGATTGCGGTCGCCGTTGCGGCCTTGACCCTGACCGCAGGCCAAGCCTTCGCCCAGGACACCTCATCCGAAAAGGGCAAGCTGAGCTACGCGCTCGGTTATGACCTGGGACGCAATGCCAGCGAAAGCGGCGAAGCGCTCGACGTCGGCACCATCACCAAGGGATTGCAGGACGGCTACGCGAAGAAGGACCCGGCCGTGCCCGTCGACCAGCTCCGCAGCGCCGTGGAGAACATGCAGAAGCGCCAGCAGGCCAAGGCGAAGGCGGCCTGGGATTCCGCAGCCGCTGAAAACAAGACCCGCAGCGACGCCTTCATCGCCCAGAACAAGGCCAAGGCCGGCGTGCAGGCGCTGCCCAGCGGCGTCCAGTACCGCGTGATCGAAGCGGGCAAGGGTGCCAAGCCGACTGCCGCCAGCACCGTCTCGCTGGAAGTCGCCGGCCCGTTCCCGTGGGGCCAGCGTCAGCAAGGCGAAGCCTCGCAGGCACGCCCGATGCCCGACATCAAGTTGTCGGAAGTCGAGATGCCGGCGATGCGCGAAGCGCTGCAGATGATGCCTGCCGGATCCAAGTGGGAAGTCACCCTGCCGGCCGACAAGGCGTACGGTGCCGATCCGCGTACCGGCATTCCGCCCAACATGGCGGTGCAGTTCGAGATCAAGCTGGTCAGCGTCAAGTAA